GGTCGAGGGTCGATCGTATATAATCTGATGATGACGATCGACTCCTCGGGCAACCGGCTTATACGTTTGGGTGATCGCCGATCGACCTACACAGAATGACGCCACACGGTGCCGTTCCGAGCTTTCCGGAGCCACCCTCAACCGTACGGTGTTGTCTCGTACGACTTCGGACGATTCGAGAAGGGCCGATTGTTGTCCCGAGTCCAAGGTGACACATCTAACATGACGCTCCATCTCAATCCTGAAGCTCCACGTTCGAGCTGATATATTTGCTGACCGCGTCCATAAGGGTGATATCATAATATACCCTATCGACGATCATCCATTTGTTCTTTCTCATCTTTTCTTGCGATCACATTACTCCCATGCCACGCCAATCGAATGTCCCCAACTACACAAACTTGGTGTTAGGTGTCatcctaagaattttttttttaatactagtaccagaaaataaagagaaaaggAGTAATAATAAGAAAACTAGTGAATAACTTGGATAGTGGatgacccttaatttatttttgtCTTCTTCTTAAATAattctttataaatattttacacATTGATGTATGACAACTTATGATATAATCAAATATTTCATAAACAAATCAAACTTAATTCAAATAATTGACTCAAACCTATCATCTCAGGTATTATTATTGGCAGGACTGGGATGTCCGTCTTTGGGTATTAGCACCCGATGATCTCAGTGGTGAGTCAAAGCTTGTTTGAAGCGAGTCAAATGCATTGCTTAACAATTGAAATCAAACAACTATACTACTGTTATCAACAAAAACACTCTCTATCTACGGATTTTGATTGGTCATGGTTTGGCTACCGCGTGGCATCGGGGCCGTTGATTCAGTGGACGCCTCATATCGAACGGATCTGATCAAAAGTTGGAGTCCCTAAAGTTTGCGTGAGGTCGCGTTCTCCTGTGTGCGCCGTGGATCTTGCGGTTTCGTCTCTCCATCTCGATCTCGAGCTTAGGGTTTCGCGATCCGCGATCGAAATGGACGCTTTGGACTCCGTGGTCGATCCCCTGCGGGAGTTCGCCAAGGACAGCCTTCGCCTCGTCAAACGGTGCCACAAGCCCGACCGCAAGGGTGAGTTCCCCCTTCTCTCATCTCGACCTCGGTCCTCCTCTCGATCCGGTGCTCCCCTGCCTGTTGGTTCTGGTTGTTGGATTCTGATGGATGTTGCTCGGATTGGGAATGCAGAGTTCACGAAGGTGGCGGTACGCACGGCGATCGGGTTCGTGGTGATGGGATTCGTTGGGTTCTTCGTCAAGCTGATCTTTATCCCGATCAACAACATTATCGTCGGTTCCGGTTAGGTAATACGATGTAAACCCTTCCGGTTCCGATGTTTCTGATTTAGGAGATGGTTTTCGTGCGGTTGGGTGATTATCATAGTTCAGATCGCGAATACGACAAATTGAGAA
Above is a genomic segment from Musa acuminata AAA Group cultivar baxijiao chromosome BXJ3-4, Cavendish_Baxijiao_AAA, whole genome shotgun sequence containing:
- the LOC135634646 gene encoding protein transport protein Sec61 subunit gamma-like, coding for MDALDSVVDPLREFAKDSLRLVKRCHKPDRKEFTKVAVRTAIGFVVMGFVGFFVKLIFIPINNIIVGSG